The Flavobacterium piscisymbiosum genome includes a region encoding these proteins:
- a CDS encoding EamA family transporter: protein MSQNNVLKGVFLVAIGATTYGMLATFVKMAYSEGYTTAEVTTSQFILGIIGILLINAFQKAKHKDKVVKATKKNIFSLMLAGTSLGMTSLFYYLAVKYIPVSIGIVLLMQTVWMGVLLEMFLEKKLPSKQKVIAVIIVLIGTVLATNIIHNDVDLDWRGLAWGVLAAASFTTTMFTANSVATEISSAQRSLYMLLGGSVIVFSFAIATQVTPFNFEIFMKWGIILALFGTIIPPMLMTAGFPLTGIGLGSIVSALELPVSVMMAYVLLDEQVILSQWIGIVLIILAIIIMNVNFKRKN from the coding sequence ATGTCACAAAACAATGTATTAAAGGGAGTATTTTTAGTAGCAATAGGTGCTACAACTTACGGAATGTTAGCTACTTTCGTAAAAATGGCCTATTCAGAAGGATATACAACTGCCGAAGTAACCACATCTCAATTTATATTAGGAATCATTGGTATTTTATTGATAAACGCTTTTCAAAAAGCAAAACATAAGGATAAGGTTGTAAAAGCGACCAAAAAAAATATATTCAGTTTAATGCTTGCCGGTACATCATTAGGTATGACAAGTTTATTCTATTATCTGGCTGTAAAATATATTCCGGTTTCTATTGGTATTGTTTTATTAATGCAAACCGTTTGGATGGGAGTTTTACTGGAAATGTTTTTAGAAAAAAAATTACCATCAAAACAAAAAGTAATTGCTGTAATTATTGTACTTATTGGTACTGTTCTGGCTACCAATATCATTCATAATGATGTAGATCTTGACTGGCGCGGTCTTGCCTGGGGAGTTTTGGCAGCAGCCTCATTTACTACAACTATGTTTACGGCAAATAGCGTTGCTACAGAGATTTCATCAGCACAACGTAGTTTATATATGCTTTTAGGAGGATCGGTAATTGTATTTTCATTCGCAATTGCTACTCAGGTTACTCCTTTTAACTTTGAGATCTTCATGAAATGGGGAATTATCTTAGCTCTTTTCGGAACTATTATTCCTCCTATGCTTATGACTGCAGGTTTCCCATTAACCGGAATTGGTTTAGGAAGTATTGTTTCAGCACTTGAACTTCCTGTTTCCGTAATGATGGCTTATGTATTATTAGACGAACAAGTTATTCTTTCTCAATGGATTGGAATTGTCCTGATCATTCTTGCCATAATTATTATGAACGTCAATTTTAAACGTAAAAATTAA
- a CDS encoding GlsB/YeaQ/YmgE family stress response membrane protein — protein MAFLYFLLIGAISGWLAGQIWKGAGFGLLGNIIVGIIGGIIGGWIAGNLGIGGGGLLWQILIAVGGAWVLLFLISLIKKA, from the coding sequence ATGGCATTTTTATATTTTTTACTTATCGGAGCAATTTCAGGATGGCTTGCTGGCCAAATCTGGAAAGGTGCAGGTTTTGGATTATTGGGTAATATTATCGTCGGGATCATTGGCGGAATTATTGGTGGCTGGATTGCCGGCAATCTTGGCATTGGCGGCGGCGGACTTCTTTGGCAAATTTTAATTGCTGTTGGAGGAGCCTGGGTATTACTCTTTTTAATCAGCCTGATTAAAAAAGCATAA
- a CDS encoding DHH family phosphoesterase, which translates to MKIQDIQAIQLLLATPKKIAIIPHRGPDGDAMGSTLGLYHFLLKNNHQPTVIAPNDFPDFLAWLPGSETVKIFEKDTENCTKILEEAELIFTLDFNAFHRTGEMEHTLAKLTAPFIMIDHHQKPDDYAAYTYSDTSFGSTCEMVYNFISFLGRKEDLDKTIATCIYTGILTDSGSFRFPGTTGNTHRIIAELIDLGVENTQIPVLLFDNSSYSRLQLLGRALQNMKVLEEHKTSYTTLTQAELDSFDYVKGDTEGIVNYGLSIKGIVFTAIFIENKDEKIIKISFRSQGGFDVNQFARDHFNGGGHSNAAGGRSDVSMEETVKKFEDLVNKLKI; encoded by the coding sequence ATGAAAATACAAGATATTCAAGCGATACAATTGTTACTCGCTACCCCAAAGAAAATCGCCATAATTCCACATAGAGGCCCTGACGGGGATGCTATGGGTTCAACCTTAGGTTTATACCATTTTTTATTAAAAAACAATCATCAGCCAACTGTGATTGCTCCCAATGATTTTCCTGATTTTTTAGCCTGGTTACCAGGTTCTGAAACGGTAAAAATCTTCGAAAAAGACACTGAAAACTGCACCAAAATATTAGAAGAAGCTGAGCTAATTTTCACATTAGACTTTAATGCTTTTCATCGTACAGGCGAAATGGAACATACTTTAGCAAAGCTAACGGCTCCGTTTATCATGATCGACCACCACCAAAAACCGGATGATTATGCAGCTTATACCTATTCCGATACTTCGTTTGGATCAACTTGCGAAATGGTGTATAACTTCATTTCTTTTTTAGGTAGAAAAGAAGATTTAGACAAAACCATTGCCACTTGTATCTATACCGGAATATTGACGGATTCAGGTTCTTTCCGTTTTCCGGGAACAACAGGAAACACGCACAGAATTATTGCAGAGTTAATTGATTTAGGAGTCGAAAACACTCAGATTCCTGTTTTATTATTTGATAATAGTTCATACAGCCGTTTACAATTATTAGGTCGCGCTTTACAGAATATGAAAGTGCTTGAGGAACACAAAACATCCTATACTACACTTACTCAGGCAGAACTGGATTCCTTTGATTATGTAAAAGGTGATACTGAAGGAATCGTTAATTACGGACTAAGTATAAAAGGTATTGTTTTTACTGCTATTTTTATCGAAAATAAAGACGAAAAAATTATCAAGATTTCTTTCCGTTCACAAGGCGGATTCGACGTCAACCAATTTGCAAGAGATCACTTTAATGGTGGCGGACATAGCAATGCGGCCGGCGGAAGATCTGACGTTTCGATGGAAGAAACCGTGAAGAAATTTGAAGATTTAGTAAATAAACTAAAAATATAA
- a CDS encoding DoxX family protein, protein MNLPWHLYLMAALYIIAGLNHFRNPGMYIRIIPPFFSNPKLINILSGVAEVVLGILLMISYTTNFAAWGIIALLIAVFPANLFMYQNKKASFGLPNWILFVRLPLQFVLIFWAYQYTL, encoded by the coding sequence ATGAATTTACCTTGGCATTTATATTTAATGGCAGCGCTCTATATTATTGCCGGATTAAATCATTTTAGAAATCCCGGAATGTACATCAGAATCATTCCGCCCTTTTTCTCGAACCCCAAATTAATAAATATTTTAAGCGGAGTTGCCGAAGTTGTTCTTGGCATACTCCTGATGATTAGTTACACAACAAATTTTGCTGCGTGGGGAATTATAGCATTATTAATAGCTGTATTTCCTGCGAATCTTTTCATGTATCAAAATAAAAAAGCAAGTTTTGGTTTACCAAATTGGATTTTATTTGTACGTTTGCCCTTACAATTTGTTTTGATTTTTTGGGCATACCAATATACCCTTTAA
- a CDS encoding sterol desaturase family protein → MDDIIAYFSTIPSTHRSLILVGGITIFWLIENTFPLFQMKYRKWQHAGINFFLTFTTIIVNFVLAFILITTANWTTENHFGILQWIPAIPIWLYTITGLLLLDLIGAYLAHFVQHKIKFLWRFHIVHHTDTWIDTTTANRHHPGESVIRFIFTTLGVLIVGSPMWMVFLYQSLSVIFSQFNHANISLPPKFDAFLSYFIISPNMHKVHHHYVLPYTDSNYGNIFSVWDRLFGTFTTLSKEEIIYGVDTHMGPEENNKLQNLLQIPFQKSRSAKNS, encoded by the coding sequence ATGGATGATATTATAGCATATTTCAGCACGATTCCGTCTACCCATCGAAGTTTAATTCTGGTGGGAGGAATTACTATCTTTTGGCTCATCGAAAACACCTTCCCGCTGTTTCAAATGAAATACAGAAAATGGCAGCACGCAGGAATCAATTTCTTTTTGACATTTACTACCATTATTGTAAATTTTGTGTTGGCTTTTATCCTCATTACAACGGCGAACTGGACAACAGAAAATCATTTTGGAATACTGCAATGGATACCCGCAATACCAATTTGGCTGTATACCATTACAGGACTTCTTTTATTAGATTTAATTGGGGCTTATTTAGCGCATTTCGTTCAGCACAAAATAAAATTTCTCTGGCGTTTTCATATCGTACATCATACCGATACCTGGATCGACACCACAACCGCCAATAGACATCATCCGGGAGAAAGTGTTATTCGGTTTATATTTACTACTCTGGGCGTTCTAATTGTAGGAAGCCCTATGTGGATGGTTTTTTTATACCAAAGTTTATCCGTTATTTTCTCGCAGTTTAATCATGCTAATATTTCTTTGCCTCCTAAATTTGATGCCTTTTTGAGTTATTTTATCATTTCACCCAATATGCATAAAGTACATCATCATTATGTTTTACCTTATACTGATAGCAATTATGGGAATATTTTTTCAGTTTGGGATCGGCTTTTTGGCACTTTTACCACCCTTTCAAAAGAAGAAATAATCTACGGAGTCGATACACATATGGGACCTGAAGAAAACAATAAATTGCAAAATTTATTGCAAATTCCGTTTCAAAAATCAAGATCTGCAAAAAACAGTTAA
- a CDS encoding peptidylprolyl isomerase, whose product MKKSILLLLAVTVSSLYSCKDEHSNLPDGLYADIETNKGHIIVELDYTKAPVTVANFVTLAEGKNEFVTKDYLKNKPFFNGLKFHRVIENFMIQTGDPEGTGSGDTGYKFKDEITDLKFDKAGVLAMANNGPGTNSSQFFITHVETPWLDGKHTIFGHVVEKGQEIVNQVKQGDTIVAVTIIRNGEAAKKFDAVKVFHDYFSEIAKEKGKYAGVQKEKVAYFASVKPKTTKTTSGLEYLITEKGTGKKPTAGTQLYINYSGFLEDGTLFDSSVEEVNKAFGKFDAARADQHGYQPIPFQAGRKDGMIPGFIEGIEQLSFGDKAILFIPSHLAYGATGAGGVIPPNANIIFEIQLLEKPQ is encoded by the coding sequence ATGAAAAAGAGTATTCTATTATTACTAGCTGTTACCGTTAGCTCATTGTATTCTTGCAAAGACGAGCACAGCAACCTACCTGATGGTTTATATGCAGATATTGAAACCAATAAAGGGCACATTATTGTTGAATTAGATTACACAAAAGCACCAGTTACTGTAGCTAACTTTGTAACATTAGCCGAAGGTAAAAATGAGTTTGTAACAAAAGATTATTTAAAAAATAAACCTTTTTTTAATGGATTAAAATTTCACAGAGTTATTGAAAATTTCATGATTCAGACTGGAGATCCTGAAGGAACTGGTTCAGGAGATACAGGATATAAATTTAAAGACGAAATAACGGATTTAAAATTTGACAAAGCAGGAGTTTTAGCAATGGCCAATAATGGACCTGGAACAAACAGCAGTCAATTTTTTATCACGCACGTTGAAACTCCCTGGTTAGACGGAAAACATACTATTTTTGGTCATGTTGTAGAAAAAGGTCAGGAAATTGTAAATCAGGTAAAACAAGGCGATACGATCGTTGCCGTAACAATTATCAGAAATGGTGAAGCCGCTAAAAAGTTTGATGCTGTAAAAGTATTTCACGATTATTTCTCTGAAATTGCCAAAGAAAAGGGTAAATACGCCGGAGTTCAAAAAGAAAAAGTAGCATATTTTGCCTCTGTTAAACCAAAGACAACTAAAACAACTTCAGGTTTAGAATATTTAATTACTGAAAAAGGAACAGGTAAAAAACCAACTGCAGGAACTCAATTATACATTAATTATTCAGGTTTCTTAGAAGACGGAACTTTGTTTGACTCAAGCGTAGAAGAGGTAAATAAAGCTTTCGGAAAATTTGATGCAGCAAGAGCAGATCAACACGGTTACCAGCCTATCCCTTTTCAGGCAGGTCGTAAAGATGGTATGATTCCTGGATTTATCGAAGGAATCGAGCAACTTTCATTTGGAGATAAAGCAATACTTTTTATTCCGTCGCACTTAGCTTACGGAGCAACTGGTGCAGGAGGAGTTATTCCGCCAAACGCTAACATTATTTTCGAAATTCAATTATTAGAAAAGCCACAATAA
- the aqpZ gene encoding aquaporin Z — protein sequence MKKLFAEFFGTYWLVFGGCGSALFAAGIPNLGIGFAGVALAFGLTVLTMAYAVGHISGGHFNPAVSFGLWAGGRFPAKDLLPYIISQCVGALAAAGTLFIIWSGKAGNAINNTQAGAFASNGYGAFSPDNYSMASAFIAEFVLTLFFLLVILGATDKFANGRFAGIAIGLALTLIHLISIPITNTSVNPARSLSQAIFTGGEPLAQVWLFWVAPILGAIVAGFLYKTLLQNHDAA from the coding sequence ATGAAAAAATTATTTGCAGAGTTCTTTGGAACTTATTGGCTAGTTTTTGGAGGTTGTGGAAGCGCACTTTTTGCTGCTGGAATTCCTAATTTAGGAATTGGATTTGCAGGAGTTGCATTGGCTTTCGGTTTAACAGTACTAACGATGGCGTATGCTGTAGGGCACATTTCTGGCGGACATTTTAATCCGGCAGTTTCATTTGGTCTATGGGCCGGCGGAAGATTCCCGGCAAAAGATCTTTTACCTTACATTATCTCACAATGCGTTGGTGCACTTGCTGCTGCCGGAACATTATTCATCATCTGGTCAGGAAAAGCAGGAAATGCAATCAATAATACACAAGCCGGAGCTTTTGCTTCAAATGGTTACGGAGCGTTCTCTCCCGACAACTATTCTATGGCATCAGCATTTATTGCAGAATTTGTTCTAACATTATTCTTCTTATTAGTAATCCTTGGCGCTACAGATAAATTTGCAAACGGAAGATTTGCCGGTATAGCAATTGGTTTGGCATTAACTCTAATTCACTTAATCAGTATTCCTATTACGAACACTTCTGTAAACCCTGCAAGATCTTTATCTCAGGCAATTTTTACAGGAGGCGAGCCACTAGCACAAGTTTGGTTATTTTGGGTTGCACCAATTTTGGGAGCCATTGTAGCCGGATTTTTATACAAAACGTTGTTACAAAATCACGACGCAGCTTAA
- a CDS encoding peptidylprolyl isomerase, with amino-acid sequence MKFKFLFLFCLAVVNIQAQTKKPVAKPKAPATKAATKVAPATNPNDGIFATISTTKDDIVLSLEYIKTPVTVANFISLAEGNNPNVKVERLKGKPFYDGLKFHRVINDFMIQGGDPDGNGSGGPGYSFKDEFVEELKFEKGGVLAMANSGPATNGSQFFITHKETPWLNGKHTIFGHVVSGMDNVNKIVQDDIMTKITITRKGDAAKKFNAVKVLADDAKKQESKKAESQKVVTEKAAYFAATKAKATTTASGLQYVVTKKGTGVKGAEGSNIYFHYAGYFENGNLFDSSIASVAKAYGKYDANRDAQKGYQAFPFTVGKKDGMIPGFIEALDMMTDGEKAIFFLPSNLAYGEKGAGGVIPPNSTLVFEIETYQKQPLTK; translated from the coding sequence ATGAAGTTTAAATTTCTATTTTTATTTTGCCTGGCAGTAGTAAACATTCAGGCTCAGACAAAGAAACCCGTAGCAAAACCAAAAGCGCCTGCAACAAAAGCAGCGACAAAAGTGGCTCCGGCAACCAATCCAAACGATGGAATTTTTGCTACCATATCAACTACAAAAGATGATATTGTTCTATCATTAGAATACATCAAAACTCCTGTAACGGTAGCTAATTTTATTTCTTTGGCAGAAGGAAATAATCCTAATGTAAAAGTAGAAAGACTTAAAGGAAAACCTTTTTACGACGGATTAAAATTTCACAGAGTAATCAATGACTTTATGATTCAGGGTGGAGATCCGGACGGAAACGGTTCTGGAGGTCCTGGATATTCTTTTAAAGATGAATTTGTTGAAGAATTAAAATTCGAAAAAGGCGGTGTTCTTGCAATGGCAAATTCTGGCCCTGCTACAAACGGAAGTCAGTTTTTTATCACACATAAAGAAACTCCTTGGTTAAACGGAAAACATACTATTTTTGGTCATGTAGTTTCAGGAATGGATAATGTAAACAAAATTGTTCAGGATGATATCATGACAAAAATTACCATTACCCGCAAAGGCGATGCTGCTAAAAAGTTTAATGCTGTAAAAGTTTTAGCTGATGATGCAAAAAAGCAAGAATCTAAAAAAGCTGAATCGCAAAAAGTCGTAACTGAAAAAGCAGCTTATTTTGCTGCTACTAAAGCAAAAGCCACTACAACTGCATCAGGTTTACAATATGTTGTTACTAAAAAAGGAACTGGTGTAAAAGGTGCCGAAGGTTCTAACATTTATTTCCACTATGCAGGGTATTTTGAAAATGGAAATCTTTTTGACAGCAGTATTGCAAGCGTTGCAAAAGCGTATGGCAAATATGATGCAAACCGCGATGCTCAAAAAGGATATCAGGCTTTCCCGTTTACAGTAGGTAAAAAAGACGGAATGATTCCTGGTTTCATCGAAGCATTAGACATGATGACTGATGGAGAAAAAGCAATCTTCTTTCTTCCTTCAAATTTAGCTTACGGAGAAAAGGGTGCCGGAGGAGTTATTCCGCCAAACTCTACTTTGGTTTTTGAAATTGAAACATACCAAAAACAGCCTTTAACAAAATAA
- a CDS encoding RidA family protein has translation MKRENILTGSPWEDKMGYCRAVRIGNIIEVSGTVAIVDGEKVKADDAYAQTYNILERVEKVLEDLNVGMKDVIRTRIFTTDITSFEEVARAHASFFKDIKPTTGFYEISKLVAPEYLVEIEFTAVVQ, from the coding sequence ATGAAAAGAGAAAACATCTTAACAGGATCACCTTGGGAGGACAAAATGGGATATTGCCGCGCGGTAAGAATTGGTAATATCATTGAAGTTTCAGGAACTGTGGCAATTGTTGATGGCGAAAAAGTAAAAGCCGATGATGCTTATGCTCAAACCTACAACATCCTGGAACGTGTTGAAAAAGTTTTGGAAGATTTGAATGTTGGAATGAAAGACGTAATCAGAACCCGAATTTTCACTACCGATATTACTTCTTTTGAAGAAGTAGCAAGAGCTCACGCTTCATTTTTTAAAGATATAAAACCTACAACTGGTTTTTATGAAATCAGCAAACTCGTTGCGCCTGAATATTTAGTAGAAATCGAATTTACAGCAGTTGTACAGTAA
- a CDS encoding chaperone modulator CbpM has protein sequence MNSKNLIQIKQFCLYHEIENTFITELHNYGLVKIIFLEEDEYLQPEQLPAVEKMIRLHYDLKINLEGIDVIANLLDKIEALQQNLTVTQNKLRLYEQHQIE, from the coding sequence ATGAATAGTAAAAACTTAATTCAGATAAAACAGTTTTGTCTGTATCACGAAATTGAAAATACTTTTATAACAGAGCTTCATAATTATGGTTTAGTGAAAATTATTTTTCTGGAAGAAGACGAATATCTACAACCGGAACAATTACCCGCCGTAGAAAAAATGATACGCCTGCATTATGACCTTAAAATCAATTTAGAAGGTATTGATGTCATTGCAAATCTTTTAGACAAAATCGAAGCATTGCAGCAAAACCTTACTGTTACCCAAAATAAACTTCGCCTTTACGAGCAGCATCAAATTGAGTAA
- the gldI gene encoding gliding motility-associated peptidyl-prolyl isomerase GldI produces MNYLKLSIYTLLFAVLLVSCKQHEEARRPISQASGTFMKKSVDRNKKLVANEEEVIKKIIKSNPKIKYYATRKGYWLYYDEKNTTDLSTPKKGDIAYFNLEVKDIDGKIIYSEADLGPQTYYVDKQEIMMGLRDGIKMMHKNETVTFLFPSHIAYGYHGDNKKIGTNQSLICTVTLRNFVPDPAAKPTPVAGQTATTTTTAAAKPATPKPAAPTKKDTINP; encoded by the coding sequence ATGAACTACTTAAAACTAAGCATTTACACCCTACTTTTTGCTGTTTTATTGGTGAGCTGTAAACAACACGAAGAAGCCAGAAGACCTATTTCTCAGGCTTCGGGTACTTTCATGAAGAAATCGGTGGACAGAAATAAAAAATTAGTAGCCAACGAAGAAGAGGTCATTAAAAAAATAATCAAAAGCAATCCGAAAATAAAATATTACGCTACAAGAAAAGGATACTGGTTGTATTATGACGAAAAAAACACAACAGATCTTTCGACACCTAAAAAAGGAGATATCGCTTATTTTAATCTGGAAGTAAAAGACATAGACGGTAAAATTATTTATTCTGAAGCTGATCTTGGCCCTCAAACTTATTATGTAGACAAACAGGAAATCATGATGGGATTGCGCGATGGTATCAAAATGATGCATAAAAATGAAACCGTAACTTTCTTATTTCCTTCGCATATTGCTTACGGATATCACGGAGACAACAAAAAAATAGGAACCAATCAATCCTTAATTTGCACGGTTACACTTCGTAATTTCGTACCGGATCCGGCGGCTAAACCAACGCCTGTAGCGGGTCAGACTGCCACTACAACCACTACAGCTGCTGCAAAACCTGCAACACCAAAACCTGCAGCTCCAACTAAAAAAGATACAATAAACCCATAA
- a CDS encoding voltage-gated chloride channel family protein gives MTSQKLKEIFPTTFKWILICVLIGILSGSASAFFLVALEFVTQFRIHHDWIIWLLPFGGLLVGFSYYYWGESVAKGNNLLLEEYENPKKVIPFKMAPLVLLGTLITHLFGGSAGREGTAVQMGGAIADQFTKIFNLDNSERKILIILGISAGFASVFGTPLAGAIFALEVLYFSKINFKSIILSFSVAYVAYFTVEFWQVKHTHYSIPVIPEISISTLCYVIIIGVLSGFAALLFSRSTHFWGSLFSKIKYPPLRPFIGGIILAIAIAGFGLTKFAGLGVPVIVDSFSNANMWYDFLLKILFTGFTLGAGFKGGEVTPLFFVGATLGSALSLIIPLPIALLAGLGFVAVFSGATHTPIACTIMGMELFGIQPGLFIAIACTIAYFSSGSVGIYKSQIVKGAKYKLYQRLNFYF, from the coding sequence ATGACTTCTCAAAAACTAAAAGAAATATTCCCGACCACTTTCAAATGGATTTTAATATGCGTTTTGATAGGTATTCTATCCGGATCTGCATCAGCGTTTTTCCTGGTTGCTTTAGAATTTGTAACACAATTTAGAATTCACCACGACTGGATTATCTGGCTTTTGCCTTTCGGCGGATTATTGGTAGGTTTTAGCTACTATTATTGGGGAGAATCTGTTGCAAAAGGCAATAATTTATTACTCGAAGAATACGAAAATCCCAAAAAAGTTATTCCGTTCAAGATGGCTCCTTTAGTGCTTTTAGGAACTTTAATTACTCATTTATTTGGAGGTTCTGCCGGTCGTGAAGGAACTGCTGTTCAAATGGGAGGAGCAATTGCCGATCAATTTACCAAGATTTTTAATTTAGATAATTCCGAAAGAAAAATTCTAATTATCCTCGGGATCAGTGCCGGTTTTGCATCGGTTTTTGGAACTCCGTTAGCGGGCGCTATTTTTGCTTTGGAGGTTTTATACTTTAGTAAAATCAATTTCAAAAGTATTATTTTATCCTTTTCAGTAGCTTACGTTGCTTATTTTACTGTAGAATTCTGGCAGGTAAAACATACGCATTACAGTATTCCAGTTATTCCTGAAATTAGCATTTCAACTTTATGCTACGTTATTATCATTGGAGTTTTATCAGGTTTTGCAGCTTTATTATTTTCCAGAAGTACACATTTTTGGGGTTCACTTTTTTCTAAAATTAAATATCCGCCACTACGTCCTTTTATAGGAGGAATAATTCTGGCGATTGCCATAGCAGGTTTTGGTTTAACAAAATTTGCAGGATTAGGTGTTCCGGTTATTGTAGATTCATTTTCGAATGCCAATATGTGGTATGATTTTTTACTTAAAATTTTATTCACAGGATTTACTTTAGGAGCAGGTTTTAAAGGTGGCGAAGTAACTCCATTATTTTTTGTAGGCGCCACTTTAGGAAGTGCCTTATCCTTAATAATTCCTTTACCAATAGCGCTTCTGGCAGGTTTAGGATTTGTAGCTGTATTTTCGGGAGCAACCCACACGCCTATCGCCTGCACTATTATGGGAATGGAACTTTTTGGCATTCAACCCGGATTATTTATTGCCATTGCCTGTACAATTGCTTATTTTTCTTCGGGCTCTGTGGGAATTTATAAATCGCAAATTGTGAAAGGGGCGAAATACAAGCTATATCAGAGATTGAATTTTTATTTTTAA